Proteins encoded within one genomic window of Streptomyces taklimakanensis:
- a CDS encoding diacylglycerol/lipid kinase family protein: MRALLVVNPKATTTSARTRDVLIHALASDLKLEVATTEYRGHARDLGRQAVQRGEVELVIVLGGDGTVNEVVNGLLCDGPDPDVLPRLAVVPGGSTNVFARALGLPNHAVEATGALLDALHSGSERTVGLGLAAGTPGTDDAEVPARWFTFCAGLGFDAGVVGRVEQKRERGRRSTHALYVRQVVRQFLGDPYRRHGTITLRRPGEDPVEDLALCIVCNTAPWTYLGNRPVYAAPRASFDTALDVLGLTRLTPSAVTRYGTQLLTSTPERGPRGRHAVPLHDLTEFTLESQAPLPFQMDGDHLGLRTSVTFTGVRRALRVIV; this comes from the coding sequence ATGCGCGCGCTCCTCGTGGTCAACCCGAAAGCCACCACCACCAGTGCACGCACCCGCGATGTCCTCATCCACGCCCTGGCGAGCGACCTCAAGCTGGAGGTCGCCACCACCGAGTACCGGGGGCACGCGCGCGACCTGGGACGACAGGCGGTCCAGCGCGGGGAGGTGGAGCTGGTCATCGTGCTCGGCGGCGACGGCACGGTCAACGAGGTCGTCAACGGGCTGCTGTGCGACGGCCCCGACCCCGACGTCCTGCCCCGCCTCGCCGTCGTGCCCGGCGGCTCGACCAATGTCTTCGCCCGCGCGCTGGGCCTGCCCAACCACGCGGTGGAGGCCACCGGGGCGCTGTTGGACGCGCTGCACTCCGGGAGCGAACGCACCGTCGGTCTGGGACTGGCGGCCGGCACTCCGGGAACGGACGACGCGGAGGTGCCCGCCCGCTGGTTCACCTTCTGCGCGGGGCTCGGCTTCGACGCGGGAGTGGTGGGCCGGGTCGAACAGAAGCGGGAGCGCGGCAGACGCTCGACGCACGCCCTGTACGTGCGCCAGGTCGTGCGGCAGTTCCTGGGGGACCCGTACCGCCGGCACGGGACGATCACCCTGAGGCGGCCGGGTGAGGATCCGGTCGAGGACCTGGCGCTGTGCATAGTCTGCAACACGGCCCCCTGGACGTACCTGGGGAACCGTCCGGTGTACGCGGCTCCCCGCGCCTCCTTCGACACCGCCCTGGACGTGCTGGGACTGACCCGGCTCACCCCCTCCGCGGTGACCCGCTACGGGACCCAGCTGCTGACCTCCACGCCCGAGCGCGGCCCTCGCGGCCGACACGCGGTCCCGCTCCACGATCTGACCGAGTTCACCTTGGAATCACAGGCGCCACTGCCGTTTCAGATGGACGGTGACCACCTGGGACTGCGTACGAGTGTGACGTTCACAGGTGTACGCCGTGCACTGCGTGTGATTGTGTAA
- a CDS encoding RNA polymerase sigma factor SigF has protein sequence MDGALRTGRRGRLGRGRGSHGQHQPAQEARRRSRSAVTDAHGPVRDKGVGVNDLEHETRTGRHEKAASPVIPEQHARPHPADPHQRSEWAGTMEDERDGRYVGGAYVHRQPEPQDRNGAKDLFVRLRSLPEDSPERAELRNALVRMHLPLVEHLARRFRNRGEPLDDLTQVATIGLIKSVDRFDPERGVEFSTYATPTVVGEIKRHFRDKGWAVRVPRRLQELRLSLTTATAELSQQHGRAPTVHELAERLSISEEEVLEGLESANAYSTLSLDVPDTDDESPAVADTLGAEDDALEGVEYRESLKPLLEQLPPREKKILLLRFFGNMTQSQIAQEVGISQMHVSRLLARTLAQLRDRLLVEE, from the coding sequence CTGGACGGTGCTCTCCGCACTGGCCGGCGAGGTCGACTCGGCCGTGGCCGAGGATCGCACGGTCAGCATCAGCCTGCACAAGAAGCGCGGCGCCGGTCCAGGAGCGCCGTGACCGACGCACACGGGCCGGTACGGGACAAGGGGGTCGGTGTGAACGACCTGGAGCACGAAACGCGGACGGGCCGCCACGAGAAGGCGGCGAGCCCGGTCATTCCCGAGCAGCACGCCCGGCCTCATCCAGCCGATCCTCACCAGCGGTCAGAGTGGGCGGGCACCATGGAAGACGAGCGGGACGGCAGGTACGTGGGCGGCGCGTACGTCCACCGTCAGCCCGAACCGCAGGATCGCAACGGCGCGAAGGACCTCTTCGTCAGACTGCGTTCCCTGCCGGAGGACTCCCCGGAGCGCGCCGAGCTGCGCAACGCCCTGGTGCGGATGCACCTGCCGCTCGTGGAGCACTTGGCGCGGCGCTTCCGCAACCGGGGCGAGCCGTTGGACGACCTGACCCAGGTCGCCACGATCGGTCTGATCAAGTCGGTGGACCGCTTCGACCCGGAGCGCGGCGTGGAGTTCTCCACCTACGCCACCCCGACGGTCGTCGGCGAGATCAAACGACACTTCCGCGACAAGGGCTGGGCGGTGCGGGTGCCGCGCAGACTCCAGGAGCTGCGGCTGTCCCTGACGACGGCCACCGCCGAGCTGTCCCAGCAGCACGGTCGCGCCCCGACCGTCCACGAGCTGGCCGAGCGTCTGTCGATCTCCGAGGAGGAGGTGCTGGAGGGCCTGGAGTCGGCGAACGCCTACAGCACGCTCTCCCTCGACGTCCCGGACACCGACGACGAGTCGCCCGCGGTCGCCGACACCCTCGGGGCCGAGGACGACGCGCTGGAGGGCGTGGAGTACCGGGAGTCGCTCAAGCCCCTGCTGGAGCAGCTCCCGCCCCGCGAGAAGAAGATCCTGTTGCTGCGGTTCTTCGGCAACATGACCCAGTCGCAGATCGCCCAGGAGGTTGGCATCTCCCAGATGCACGTCTCCCGTCTGCTGGCCCGCACCCTCGCCCAGCTACGCGACCGGCTGCTGGTGGAGGAGTAG
- a CDS encoding anti-sigma regulatory factor, whose protein sequence is MSQIAGEPGTQDFVEVRLPAAGAYLSVLRTATAGLAARLDFTLDEIEDLRIAVDEACAILLQQAVPGSVLSCVFKLVGDSLWVTVSAPTTDGRAPERDTFAWTVLSALAGEVDSAVAEDRTVSISLHKKRGAGPGAP, encoded by the coding sequence GTGTCCCAGATCGCAGGCGAGCCCGGGACGCAGGACTTCGTCGAGGTCCGGCTCCCCGCTGCGGGCGCCTACCTGTCGGTGCTGCGTACCGCCACAGCCGGTCTCGCGGCCCGTTTGGACTTCACCCTCGACGAGATCGAGGATCTGCGCATCGCCGTCGACGAGGCGTGCGCCATCCTGCTCCAGCAAGCGGTCCCCGGCAGCGTGTTGAGCTGCGTCTTCAAGCTCGTCGGGGACTCACTGTGGGTGACGGTGTCGGCGCCCACGACCGACGGCCGCGCGCCCGAGCGCGACACCTTCGCCTGGACGGTGCTCTCCGCACTGGCCGGCGAGGTCGACTCGGCCGTGGCCGAGGATCGCACGGTCAGCATCAGCCTGCACAAGAAGCGCGGCGCCGGTCCAGGAGCGCCGTGA
- a CDS encoding GNAT family N-acetyltransferase, with product MIRAATPADVPVIHSMIRELAEYERSLDQARATEEQLHEALFRAHPAVFALIAEDDDSGEPVGFALWFLNFSTWTGTHGVYLEDLYVRPTARGAGHGRALLAELARVCVERGYDRFQWWVLNWNEPAIGFYRSLGAEPMDEWTVFRLSGEPLRDLAAERTPGEAVPEGA from the coding sequence GTGATCCGCGCAGCCACTCCCGCCGACGTCCCGGTGATCCACTCCATGATCCGTGAACTGGCGGAGTACGAACGCTCACTGGATCAGGCCAGGGCCACCGAGGAACAGTTGCACGAGGCGCTCTTCCGCGCACACCCGGCCGTCTTCGCCCTGATCGCCGAGGACGACGACAGCGGCGAGCCCGTCGGCTTCGCCCTGTGGTTCCTCAACTTCTCGACCTGGACGGGCACGCACGGCGTGTACCTGGAGGACCTCTACGTCCGCCCCACCGCGCGCGGCGCCGGACACGGCAGGGCGCTGCTGGCCGAACTCGCCCGCGTCTGCGTGGAGCGGGGTTACGACCGCTTCCAGTGGTGGGTATTGAACTGGAACGAGCCCGCCATCGGCTTCTACCGGTCGCTGGGCGCCGAACCGATGGACGAGTGGACGGTCTTCCGGCTCTCCGGCGAGCCCCTGCGGGACCTGGCCGCCGAGCGGACGCCCGGGGAGGCCGTCCCCGAGGGGGCGTAG
- a CDS encoding 1-aminocyclopropane-1-carboxylate deaminase/D-cysteine desulfhydrase — translation MNSPVHGDPDPPPSAAPSGPPLNGLDALDALSARLPSPLTEVADERFARRDVRLLLKRDDLIHPEVTGNKWRKLVPNLRAALRDGEHTLLTFGGAYSNHLRATAAAGRLLGLSTVGVVRGEELAHRPLNASLARCAADGMRLHFVTRAAYRRRNDPEWISELRALFGPFRLVPEGGSNAEAVRGAAGLGRELRGAADVVGVACGTGGTLAGLAAGLADGQRAVGFAVLRGGFLPAEVERLQRAAFGDRRGTWTVEERFHCGGYARTTDALEGFARDFADRHGLPGMDRIYVAKMLYGLSVLADEGAFAPGTSVAAVVTG, via the coding sequence GTGAACAGCCCCGTCCACGGTGACCCCGACCCGCCGCCCTCCGCCGCCCCCTCGGGTCCTCCCCTCAACGGCCTCGACGCCCTCGACGCCCTCTCCGCCCGGCTGCCGTCCCCGCTGACGGAGGTGGCCGACGAGCGCTTCGCCCGCCGCGACGTGCGCCTGCTGCTCAAGCGCGACGATCTGATACACCCCGAGGTCACCGGCAACAAGTGGCGCAAGCTCGTGCCCAACCTGCGCGCCGCCCTGCGGGACGGGGAGCACACGCTGCTGACCTTCGGCGGCGCGTACTCCAACCACCTGCGCGCCACGGCCGCCGCCGGCCGGCTGCTGGGGCTGTCCACGGTCGGGGTGGTGCGGGGCGAGGAACTCGCCCACCGCCCGCTCAACGCCTCCCTGGCCCGCTGCGCCGCCGACGGCATGCGGCTGCACTTCGTGACGCGGGCCGCGTACCGACGCAGGAACGATCCGGAGTGGATCTCCGAGTTGCGCGCCCTCTTCGGCCCGTTCCGCCTCGTGCCGGAGGGCGGCAGCAACGCCGAGGCCGTCCGGGGAGCCGCCGGGCTGGGCCGGGAGCTGCGCGGCGCGGCCGACGTGGTGGGTGTCGCCTGCGGCACGGGCGGCACCCTCGCCGGCCTCGCCGCCGGGTTGGCGGACGGACAGCGGGCCGTCGGCTTCGCCGTCCTGCGGGGCGGCTTCCTCCCGGCGGAGGTGGAGCGCCTCCAACGGGCGGCCTTCGGCGACCGTCGCGGCACGTGGACGGTCGAGGAGCGCTTCCACTGCGGCGGCTACGCCCGCACCACCGACGCCCTGGAGGGCTTCGCCCGGGACTTCGCCGACCGGCACGGGCTGCCGGGGATGGACCGGATCTACGTCGCCAAGATGCTGTACGGGCTCTCCGTCCTGGCCGACGAGGGCGCCTTCGCGCCGGGCACCTCGGTGGCCGCCGTGGTGACCGGTTAA
- a CDS encoding DUF2267 domain-containing protein — MRWSEFVAKVRERGQYPTAKEAERVSRIVLSALGGHLAGPERTELAVRLPEEGMRVLTDQLRASEPLSGSRFVDSVAARIEGATPATARWDVSSVLSVVAELAGDDLIGRIIDRLPPGYALLFGRAQLAQVPQLV, encoded by the coding sequence ATGCGGTGGAGCGAGTTCGTGGCGAAGGTACGCGAGCGGGGGCAGTACCCGACGGCGAAGGAGGCCGAGCGGGTCTCTCGGATCGTGTTGTCGGCCCTCGGCGGCCATCTCGCCGGACCGGAGCGCACCGAGCTGGCCGTCCGCCTCCCCGAGGAAGGCATGCGCGTGCTGACCGACCAACTGCGGGCGAGCGAGCCGCTCAGCGGCTCCCGGTTCGTCGACAGCGTCGCGGCGCGCATCGAGGGCGCCACTCCGGCGACCGCGCGCTGGGACGTCAGCTCGGTGCTGAGCGTCGTGGCCGAGCTCGCGGGCGACGACCTGATCGGCCGGATCATCGACCGCCTGCCGCCCGGCTACGCCCTGCTGTTCGGGCGCGCCCAGCTCGCCCAGGTCCCCCAGCTCGTCTGA
- the sodN gene encoding superoxide dismutase, Ni, translated as MLSRLFAPKVKVSAHCDLPCGVYDPAQARVEAESVKAIQEKYQANDDPHYRARATYIKEQRAELAKHHISVLWSDYFKAPHFEKYPQLHQLVNDALKAASAAKASTDPATGQKLLDYIAEIDKIFWETKKA; from the coding sequence ATGCTCTCCCGCCTGTTCGCCCCGAAGGTGAAGGTCAGCGCCCACTGTGACCTTCCCTGCGGCGTCTACGACCCCGCCCAGGCCCGTGTGGAGGCCGAGTCGGTCAAGGCCATCCAGGAGAAGTACCAGGCCAACGACGACCCGCACTACCGGGCCCGTGCGACGTACATCAAGGAGCAGCGGGCCGAGCTCGCCAAGCACCACATCTCGGTGCTGTGGAGCGACTACTTCAAGGCTCCGCACTTCGAGAAGTACCCGCAACTCCACCAGCTGGTGAACGACGCCCTGAAGGCCGCCTCGGCCGCCAAGGCCTCCACCGACCCGGCGACGGGCCAGAAGCTGCTGGACTACATCGCCGAGATCGACAAGATCTTCTGGGAGACCAAGAAGGCCTGA
- the sodX gene encoding nickel-type superoxide dismutase maturation protease, translating into MPERVDDQEDRGLLRIGLAEVYNPSMEPALRPGDLLVVRYGGVVRPGHVVVVRHPFQHDLLIVKRVVERRAGGWWVQGDNPSVRNDSREFGVVPDDLVVARAWVRLRPLRRVQRTPGALLGWVFSAVWPLPSRRLRAR; encoded by the coding sequence ATGCCGGAGCGGGTGGACGACCAGGAGGACCGCGGGCTGCTGCGGATCGGGCTGGCCGAGGTCTACAACCCGTCGATGGAGCCGGCGCTGCGCCCCGGCGACCTGCTGGTGGTGCGCTACGGGGGAGTGGTGCGCCCCGGGCACGTGGTGGTGGTGCGGCACCCCTTCCAGCACGACCTGTTGATCGTCAAGCGTGTTGTGGAGCGACGCGCGGGCGGTTGGTGGGTGCAGGGCGACAACCCGTCCGTGCGCAACGACAGCCGTGAGTTCGGGGTGGTGCCCGACGATCTCGTGGTGGCGCGCGCGTGGGTGCGGCTGCGACCCCTGCGGCGGGTTCAGCGCACCCCCGGCGCGCTGCTCGGCTGGGTCTTCTCGGCGGTGTGGCCGCTGCCCTCCAGGCGCTTGCGGGCCCGGTAG